AGTAAGTGGTGACCTGGGTCTGGCCTCAGGCTCAGCGGGGCCGGGATGGACCGGCGAAGTGGCGTGCGGGCTAGGTCCTGCGGACCTGTCTGTCGCTACGGATGGGTCGGAAGGTGTCGGCACGGGTGGAAGTACCGGCAAGTGTTCAGGAACGGTCAAGTACACCTTCTAAGGAAAACGAGGCATACGCCCATGCAGAGCCTTCTTCAACTGGCCAATGGTAGGCCCGCTGGACCTTCCTGGTCCCCGTACCTGATGGTTGGCCTCTTCGTCATCGCTGCGATAGTGATGATCGGTCTCTATGCCAGAAGTCGGCGACGCAGCAAGTAGAGGAGTTCTTCTGTGGGCGCTCTCTGTGGGCGCCCACAGTCTTGACCAGTAAGGACAGTCATGCATGTTCTTGTGGGTGTGCTGGTTACCGCGTTCGGGGTGGCTATCGCAGTGTTCGGACCCACCTTCTCCAAAGCTGTCGGAAGCAGAGCCAGTGGGCGTTTCGATCAAAGCAATGCTGTGGCCTTTCGTGCGATCGGTGTCATGCTCGCGCTCGTGGGGCTGCTCTATGTCATCGGAGTCGTCGGCTGACTGAGCTCTTTCAGTGTGACCACTGATCGGGTGGCCGGCCGGTGTCCCGCAACGCACGAGGCTCCTGTGCCGGTGAGAGAGGTGTTCGCCGTCTCAACTCAGCAGTGCGGGAGCCTCGTTGATTCCCTGTCCTACGCCTACTTACGAGTTGGTGCGCGATAGCGGGCGGGTCGTGTTTGGCCTGCTCGCGGCCTGTTTCAGACGGTGACGGTGCGGTCGGAGACGAGGCCGGCGACGGCTCAGTACGTGTCAGGCAGCGGTCAGATGCGTCGCTTGACCTGATGGCTCCGCGCGACGCCGGACGCCTGCTCGGCGAGGGTGGAACCGTCCCGTCCCATCTGACGTGCAGGTATATGGATCGCCTGAGATACGGGAACGCGTGGGAGGTTGGGGGAGCGGTGTCGACCGAGGACGACGTCGAGCAGTTCGCGGCGCTGCTGCGCCGGCTGAAGGACCGCACGGACCGGAGCTACGGCTCACTGGCCCGCCGTCTCGGCATGAACACCTCCACGCTGCACCGCTACTGCGCGGGACAGGCGGTCCCGCAGGACTACGTCCCGGTGGAGCGGTTGGCTGCCTTCTGCGGAGCAACACCGGAGGAACGCCTCGATCTGCACCGCCTGTGGCTGCTCGCGGTGATGGCACGACAGAGGCCGAGGGCGGGGGAGGAGGCAGCGGAGCAGACAAAGACCGAGGGGGCACCGGGGCCGACAGGGGACGGGCGGGCTTCGGGTCCGGACAGCCGGACAGCGGCGCGTGCGGGTGGCAGCACGCGCAGTCTGGGTGGCGGCGCCGACGGCATCGCCGCTCCCGAGGCTTCCGGACCGGGCAGTTGCGAGTCGACGGCCCAGTGCGATGCGGTCCGCTCAACTGGACGGCCCTGGTACCGCCGTCGTCGTACCGTCGCCGGCACAGCCACGGCCACCGTACTGCTGGTGACGCTGGGCAGTATGTCGGCGCTGTCGGCCGACCGGTCTCACGACAACTCCGCCAAGGCCCCCGGTCAGTCCCGCACGACAGGAACCGGCACGTCACACCACCCGCAGGCCACTGCGGTCAGCCCCTCCCGCAGCCGTTCTCCGGAGTCGCCCTCCGCAGGAGTACGGGCTTCAGGGAGCCCCGAGTCGAAGGACCGATCGTCGGCTGGGACGAAGAGCGACGCCCCCGTGCCAACCGGTGTACCGCTCGCGTGGACCGCCGACTCGCAGATCTGGGACGGCGGTTGCGGGCACGACTACGTCATCGGCAAGGAGCCGGCCCAGGTGCCCCCGCCGCCGGTAGAACAGGACGCCGGAGTGTGGGCAGCGACGCAGCAGGCGGTACCTGGGCGGCAGACGATGGTGCAGATCTCGGTACAGGGGAAGTCGTCCACGACCGTGGTCCTCGCTGCCCTCCGGGTACGTATCGTCAGCCGCGGCACCCCGGTCACGGGCAACGCGTACGCCATGGGCCAGGGCTGCGGCAGTGATCTGCCGCCCCGGAACTTCTCCGTGAACCTGGACGTCGACCGCCCGATCGCCCATGCGCGCCCCGGCAACGACAGCGGAAACTCCGTCCCCGCGGTTCAGTTCCCCTACCGCGTCTCCGCCGAGGACCCGGAGGTGCTGCAGGTCACCGCGACGACCGAGGCATACGACTGCGCCTGGTACCTGGAACTGGACTGGTCCTCGCAGGGCCGCACCGGCACGGTCCGCATCGACGACCACGGCCACCCCTTCCGCACCAGCAGCATCAAGGGCCTGCCCCACTACTGGTACGGCACGAACGACCACGGTGTGCGTCAGTGGGTACCCACCGACGCTTGAGGGAACCTGGGAGCTGCTCGGGCCAACCAGCCTAGAGTGGGCTGCATGGACATGCGGAGAATCGTCGCGATGCTGGCCGAGGAAGCCGAGCAGCAGATCCGTGACCGGGTGTGGGAGCTGGCTCCGAGCGACCGGGCTCTTGCGCTTGAGACCGAGGCCGGGCTGCGGAAGGTTGTCGGGCCGTCGGACGTCCAGGAGGCATTGCCGCAGATCGACCGGCTGGAACACCTGCGGGAAACGCTCGCCGTCCTGGCGATCTCTCTCGCTCGCACCCACGGCCGCATGGCCTGGTTCCTCTCCGGTGCCCTCAACGCGCTCGAACCGGTCCTGCGCTGGCGGGCCATGACTGCCGAGAGTGGTGGCACGTTCGGCACTGTTCTGGCGAGTGCAGAGGAGTACACGGAGGCGGAGGAGGCCGTCCGCCTACTCCAGGACGGCCTTGAGCGGATAGCTGCGAAGTGAGACGGGGAAGCCAAGTCATGATGGCCACACGGAGGACGTACAACACGCAGGTGACGCTTCAGGTCGACGCTCGGAGCCATCTCCGACATGGCTGATCCCTCTTCTCGTGGCTGGCTTCGCTCCCCGGTCTCGGCAGGACGTCAGACAGCAGCGTCGTGACTTCCAAATAGCAGTCGCTATGGATGTCATAACGGCAGGAAGGGGGCTGCAGCGCGTGATGGCACCCTGCGCTTCTGCTTAGTTGATGCGTAGATCGCCTCTTGGCCGGCTGCCTTCAGGAACCACTCGCACCCAAGCACGAGCGAGTGGGTTCACCTTTTCCCGTACACGCTCGGTCGTGGGAGACGCCCGCCTCTCCGACGGCGGAGCGAGCAGCCTCAGCCGTTGAAGAAGCCGCCCAGGGCGGCGGAGAGGGGGCCGGGGGCTTCCTCGGCCACATGATGGCCGGCGTCGATGCCGTGGCCTCGGACGTCGTCGGCCCAGTCGCGCCAGATGGTACGCGGGTCGCCGTACAGGTCCTCGAGATCGTCTCGCAAGGACCACAGGACCAGGACGGGGCAGTCTATCCGCGTCCCTCGGGCGCGGTCCGCCTCCTCGTGTTGGCGGTCCACGGTGAGCCCGGCGCGGTAGTCCTCCAGCATGGCGCGGACGACGTCTGGATTGCGGGTGGCGGTTCGCCACTCGTCGTGATTCTCCTGCCCCATGGCTTCGGGGTCTCCGCGGTACCAGGCGTCGGGATCAGCGTTGATGACGCGTTCGGGGATCTCTGGCTGTGCGAAGAAGAACCAGTGCCACCATGCGGTGGCGAACCGGGCATCCGCACGGGTCAGGTGCTCGCTCAGGGGCAGGCCGTCCAGGAACGCCACCCGGGTCACCGCGGACGGGTGGTCCAGCACCAGGCGGAGCGCCACGGCAGCCCCTCGGTCGTGACCGACGAGACCGAAGCGCTGATGCCCGAGCGTTTGCATGACCTCGACCATGTCCTTGGCAACGGCGCGCTTGGCGTGCGGAACGTGATCCAGAGTGGGCGCCGGACCGCGGGAGCGTCCGTACCCACGCAGGTCGGGGCAGACGACGCTGAAACCGCGCCGCACCAGGACGGGCGCGACCCGGTGCCATGTCGCCGACGTACGCGGGTGGCCATGCAACAACAGAAGAGGCGGGCCCTCGCCCCCGTATCGAACGAAAATGGATGCCTCACTGGTGCGCACCGTCCTGGTGGAAAACTCCTCGAACACGCAACGCCCCTCCTGCTCCGAGACCCGGCCCGCGCTACCCCACCGATCCACCTTCCCAAGATGAGCCCCGACACTCCGCTACGGGTCGCTCAGTCGCCAACGAGCTTGCTCAAACGCCAAGTATCGCGTCCAGAGGGTCGGCAAAGGCGGCACAGGCGGCGTTGTCGGCAGGGGCTTGAAAGCGCGGCGGTGACCGTGATGACGGCGAGCGGAAACATGACCAGGCGGAGTTGAAGAAGCCGGCCGGCGAGGCCGTTGCCCGTGCGGCGCCCGGCCGCTGATCGAGCAGGAACTGGCCAGGGCCGAGGACGCCCTGCATGTCGCCCTCACCCTCTACGCACTGCACCAGCAGTCCCGCCGCACCGGCATGTACCAGGCCGACCGGCCGGACCGCCGCCGCGGCCTGGGCGCCGCGGTGCGCCGGATGATGAAACCCGGCGAGATCGCACCCCCCATCCACAAACGCCTGGGCCGCGCCGGCACCGCCGCCGACCTGACCACCTGCGCCCAGCGGCTGCGCGACATCGTCGTCCTGCTGCGCCTCGAAGACATCGAACTCGACCACGCGTTGCCCGCCGGACAGCTCTACACCGGGCAGCGGCCCGGCGGCGCGGACACCGTCCGCAGGGAACGGGGCCGCTCCTTCCACACCTGGCACGACAAGCCCACCGGCCGCCCTGCCGCTGCCGCCGACCGCGCCACCACGGACACCACCGCCACCACGTACACCGACAAGGACGCCTCGTGAACCGCATCTTCCTCGACGTGTACGCCCTGCAGACCGCCTCGCTCACGGGTGAGACCGCCCTGCGGCTCGCGGACGAGACGGTGAAGGCAGCCGGCTTGAAGACCGAGGTGCCCAAGCGCAAGGCGAGCGCCGCCAAGGACGGTGAGCCGGAGCCGGCGCCCCAGGCCAAGAACCTGGTGTGCGTGAGCCCCCGGGGGCCGTGCAGTCTCCGGGGGCTCGCCGACTAGTGGCCATGCTCCTCGTAGAGGCGGTCGGCCATGAGTGCATGGGCCAGGGTTCCGCCCGCGCGGACCGCGGCGGTGACGAAGGCGGTCTCGGCCAGTTCCTCGGCGGTCACCCCGTGTCGGCGGGCGGCGGCGGTGTGCACGTCGAGGCAGTACGCGCACTGGGTCACCAACGCCACCGCCACGGAGATCAGCTCGCGGTAGCGCCGCGGGACCGCACCGTCCTCCCGGTCGACGGCGTCCTGGAAGGCGCGCCAGGCCGCGAACTCCACCGGGGCATTGGCGCCGACCGAACGAGCGCGCTTGAGATCGTCGGGGTCCGTGTACACGGCGGGCTCCTTGAGTGGTTGGGGTGGATCCGTTGGTGGATCCACCCCACCGCGACGGGGGCGGCCGCGTCCAAGACCGATTTCGCAGGGACGGGTTCGAACTCGGTATCGTGGCCGGTCATGGACCTGCGGGCACTACGCTGCTTCGTCGCCGTGGCCGAGGAGGGCCACTTCGGCCGGGCCGCGGCGCGCCTGCATCTGGCACAGCCGCCGCTGAGCCGCCGGATCCGGGAGCTTGAGGCAGACCTCGGGTGCCGGCTGTTCGAGCGGATCCCGACCGGCGCCCGACTCACCCCGGCCGGCGAGGTGCTACTCGCGGAGGCGCGGGACCTGCTGGAGCGCGCCGAGCGCGCCCGTGAACGGGTCCGGGGCGCCGAGTCCGAGCGGGTTCTGGTCCTCGGTACGGTCGCGGGCGCCGGGTTGGACGTCGGCGCGGCGGCGCTGTCCGCGCTGCGGCGGGAGCGGCCGGGGTTGCGGGTGAGGCTGCGCGAGGCGCCGATCACCGATCCGAGCGCGGGCCTGCGCGAGGCCCGGGTGGACCTGGCGCTGACCCGCCTGCCCTTCGACACCTCTGGCCTGACGGTCCGCCTGCTCGGCGAGGAGCCGCTCGTGGCCGCTCTGCCGGCGGACGACACTCTGGCGGGCCGCCCGCGGCTGCACGTCGCCGAACTCGCCGGTCGGCCGCGCTTCCGGCTGCCGCCGGGTACGGACGCACGGTGGCGTGCGTACTGGCTCGGCGCCCCGGACGACGTGCCGGGTCCGGTGGTGTCCTCCCTTGAGGAATGCCTGCACGCCGTCCTCTGGGAGGGCACGGTCGGCCTGCTCCCGGCCGGCGCGGCACTGCGGCACGCCCGCCCCGGCATCGCCTTCGTCCCGGTCGACGGCCACGCACCGAGCCGCATCGTCACCGCCCGCCGCGCCACCACGCCCGACCCCCGGGCCGAGGCTCTCGCGCAGGCCCTCACCGCAGCCTTCGCCCGCCGCCCGCCCGCCGACCTCGCGCAGTAGGCGGCTTCCTGCAGCGGCCCGGCGGCATCCCACCAGAGCCCGTCCGATGGGTCGGGGAAGAGACGACCTAGCCCGTCCTGCTGACGGCGCCACGGCCTTGGTCGCCAGGCCCGCCCTGCCCGGTCGCCGGGCCGGCCGTGCGCCCGACTGTCGCGCTGCCGCGTCGCGTCCTGGCCGCCGCCGGGCGGCCGTCACGATCCCGCGGGGTAGAGCAGCGGCCGGGCGGGGCGCGGGTGAGCGGCTGCCGGCAGGCTTGTCGCCGCCGTCCGCGGCCGCCGTTCTGCCCGTCTGTCGTCGGGCCGTGGGCGCGGGTTCGCCGGGCCGTTCCGGCGCGTCGGGCCCCGTCCTGCCGGGCCGTCGCACCAGCTCACTGTGCTGCACCAGGGGCATCAGCGGGGTGGCACCATGCGGCCTCTCGGGAGGCCGGCCACGTCGTTCACCAGCGCAAGGACCGGAACGGGCGAACTGCCAGGTCGCGGTCAGCGTCCACGCGGCCACCGACACGGCATCGTGCCCGTTGGAGTGGGAGTTGTTCCTGCCCGAGGAATGGACACATGACAACGGTCGGCGCCGGCGGGCCGGCATTCCCGAGGAGGTCGGGCATGTGTCCAAGACCCGTCTTGCGCTGGGACTGCTGGACCGCCTGGCCGGACAGGGCCTGAGCGTGCCGGTGATCGTGGCCGATGCCGGCTATGGCCGCAGCGTCTCCTTCCGGCTCGCGCTGGAGGAACGCGGCTGGTCCTACGTCGTGGCCGTCGACCCGAAAGAGATCGCTCGGCCTGCCGACGCGGAGCCGTATCAACCCGCCTATGGCGGGCTGGGCCCACCGACTCTGCCCCGATACCGCGAGGTGCCCCGGCCGCTGCCGGGCCTCGTTGCAGAGGCCGCGGTGTTCGAGGAAGTCACGTGGCGGCAGGGCAGTAAAGGGCACGATGACTTCGCACTTCGCCGTTCTGCAGGTCAGGCCGTCGGGCAAGGAGGCCTGCCGCACCGCCCAGGAACAGGCCGGTGGCCGCAGCCGGTGGGACGGTGTGCTGCCGCTGCGGACCCTGCTGGTCGAACAGCCTGAAGAAGCCGAAGAGCCGACCGGCTACTGGATGACCAACTTCCCCGCCACCACGGCCATCACCGATCTGGTGCGGTGGGCGAAGATGCGCTGGCGGATCGAGCACGACTACCGCGAACTCAAGCACGGCCTGGGCCTGGACCACTTCGAAGGACGCACCTGGCGCGGCTGGCACCACCACGTCACCCCTCGTCACCGCCGCCCAGGCCTTCCTCACCCTCCGGCGACTCGACCCAAAAGCCCAGACGCCGGCCTCACCCTCTACCAGGTCCTCGACGTCATTCAGGACCTGCTGAGGTGCTGGACCGGCACCTGCACCACCTGCGGCCGCCCCCTACCGACCAGCAGACGAAGAACCTAACGAAGCACTACTAGACCGTGTGCGGCGGATCATGTGGCCGTGATGGCACCAAGTTAGTTCTCACGGGCCGCACTGCGCCCGGTTGCGAGGCGTTTCTGCCCCTCGGGCACGGGCAGGACCGCGAGTGCGGTGTCTGCAACGTTCCGCAGCGTCTCCGGATCCAGGCCGGCCTTGCCTACCGCCTCGATACCGCGGACCACCGTCAGCAGCAGTGCCGCCAGCCGCTCCGGATCCGCGGCGCTGTCGATGTCGCCGTGGCGCTGGGCGGCGCTGATCTCCGTTCGCAGCAGGGTCAGCAGTGCCGTCATGGTCTCGGCCGACCGTGCGGCGACCGTCGGATCCTGCTGGGCCAGTTCCGCCGCGCCCTTGGCCAACAGGCACCCGCGGCGCTCGCTGTCGGAGGCGGTGTTCTCCGCCATGAGGTGCACGTATTCCGACAGTCGGGCCAAGGCCTCTGCATCCGGGCCGCCTGCCAGACGCCCTTCGGCCACCTCGACGACTGCGGTGCACCAGTCGCCAAATACACGGTGGAACAGCTTGGCCTTGTCGCCGAACGCGCCGTACAGGCTGCCCTTGCCCAGGCCGGTCGCCTGGGCGATGTCGTCCATCCGGGTTCCTGCGTAGCCGGTCGCCCAGAACTGTTCCCGGGCCCGCTCCAGGACTTGGCGTTCGTCGAAGGCGCGTGGTCTCGGCATGGCCTCAGTCTATTCGTTCTTGACTCGATCGTCCATTACTGGCTACGTTATGGACGATCCATTCCATAACTGAAGGGGTTCGCCATGTCAGGCGTGCTGCAGGAAAAGGTGGCCGTGATCACCGGAGGGACCAGCGGGATCGGGCTGGCCATCGCCCACCGTTTCGTCCGGGAGGGCGCACGGGTCTTCGTGACCGGCCGGGACATCGACCGCCTCGAGGCGGCAGTCAAGGAGTTGGGCCCTGCGGCCACCGGCGTACGATCCGACGTCTCGAACCTGGCCGACCTGGACGCGCTCTACGCGCGAGTCCGCGAGCAGGCCGGACGCATCGACGTGCTGGTGGCCAACGCGGGAATCGTCGCGGACGCCGCGCTCGGCGCCCACACCGAGGCGAACGTCGACCTGACCCTCGCCGTCAACGTCAAGGGCCCACTGTTCACCGTTCAGAAGGCACTCCCGCTGCTGGCGGAGAACGCCTCCATCGTGGTCGTCGGCTCGAGCAACAGCGTGCGGCCCAATGAGCAACTCGAGGTCTACAGCGCCTCGAAGGCGGCGGTGAGCAACCTCGTGCACAACTGGGCCCGGCAGTCACGGGAGCGGCGATTCCGGGTCAACGTGCTCAGCCCGGGACCCACGCGGACCCCTGGCCTGCTGGGCGCCGCAGGGCCGGCCGCCGACCAGTTCGCCGAGGCCACCGTGCCACTGGGGAGGCTGGCCGACGCCGAGGAAATCGCCGAGGCCGCCCTCTTCCTGGCTTCGGACGCCTCGTCGTTCGTCACCGGCGCCGAACTCTTCGCCGACGGCGGCTACACCCGGGCCTGATCGACGGCCGGTGGTGCGCATCCGGTTCCCTACCTGCGATGGGTGCACTCCGGGCCGCGCGTGTGCGTCGTACGAGGCCCAGTGCGCCCGAAGCAATCTTGTCGAGGAGAGTGGCCGGCACGCGGACATCGTAGGGAGCTGCTTGACGGGGCGAAGGGGTGGCTTCTCTGAACCACGCATCCTGATGGACGGTAAGACGGTCGCTGTGGCCGTGTTACTGGTCCTTGAGCGTGCCCCGGCACACGCGGATGAGATCCGTCAGCGCCGTCGACAGCTCATCCAGCCGGCGTGTGCTGGTCGACTCGGTTGACTCGGTCATGGCTTTCCACGCGGTTTGGTGGACGATCTGCACCCGTGAGGCGACTTCCCCCGGCTCGACGAGCCGAATGCGCACCACCTTCAGGGCGACTGTGGCCATGAGCTGCTCGAACCGTGCTTTGAGCAGCGCTGCCTCGGCCATGTTGCCGTGCGTGGCCTGATGGGCAAGCTGCCTGGCCTCCTCCACGGCAAGCATGAAGTCCTCAAGTCGCTCAGCGCGCTCTCGCTGTTCGCTCTGCCGACTCTCTCGCCGCCACTTGGCACGCTCTCCGAACAGTGTCAGACCAGTGCCCAGAGCAACCCCGAAAAGAGCTGTCCCTCCCGTGATCGCCGCCGACCAGACTGCAACATCCATTCGAGCAGCTGCCAGGCGCCACGCACCCCCGTCCGAGCATGCTTCAAAACGAAGCACCGGGGCCCACGGCCTGGCAGCTGCGCGCTCCCTCTGCGCGCCGTACACACGTCAACGCGCCCCCTCACCCGTCTGGCTGGCGGATCCAAAGCGCCCGTAACGTCCTGGTCCTTCTGTCGAGGAGAGGGGAAGCGAACAATGCGCTCACATCTGGTAGGTGGCCTCGTTGCGGCGGGAGCCGCCCTGTGCGGTCTGGCCGCCTCACCCGCGTCGGCGTGGACTGGTAGTTACGTCTCTTCGAACTCCGGCTACGCCTACGTCCGCGGGGCGGCCACGACCAACTCCGCGATCATCGGCAAGGCGCCCAACGGCCGCATGGTCGACATGATGTGCTACAAGGACGGTCAGTGGGCCCAGGGCAACTACTGGACCAACCGCTGGTACTACTCCACCGTGCAGTCCAACGGAACTAACAACTGGATCGGCTTTGTCCACGCGTCTCTCGTTGCCAAGCCGACTCGGGTGCCGCCCTGCTGACCTCCTGTCCCGATCGCGCTGCCACACGCCGCTCGGCGCCTGACACCGCAACGAGACCTCAGGAGCAATTGGGCACGGCGCTGACGCTCACGTTGTGCAGCAGCTCCGCCTATACGGCGGTTGCCCCCTTGTCGCTGTCCAGGTGAAACCAGGGGTGGTGTAGGGCGGTGGCGTGGGACCGCTACATGGGTCCCACGCTGTTGCCCAAACTGCGACCGTTTGTGATCTTGCAGGTCACGGTGATTGGCGTGTTCTCCGTGAGCGGGTCTCGGCGCCTCCAGCCCACGGGCTGCCGTAGACGTAGGCCGACTCGCACTCGGGACCGGTGCTGGTACAGCCGCCGCCCTGATCGTCGGTGTACCGGATCACGGCGGCGAAGGAGCCGCGCCTTTGTGGGTGGTGGTCGAAGTCCTACCACAGGAGTCGCTGGCTCCGTTCTCGTCCTGTCCGCCACCTGCCGTAGTGCCGGACGTGCCGTCTGAGCACCGGCTGAAGTACCGGAGCTACCGGTTGAATCCCCGGAGGCTGGAGACCGCTCATGCGTACCTTGTCCCGTCGTGCCCTCCTCCCCGCACCCGCCGCCGTGCTGATGTTCACCCTCGCCGCCTGTGGCGGTGGTTTCGACGACAGCTCCGGCAGTTCGAAGTCGGACACCCAGCAGGCCGTCCAGGGCGCGTGAGGTGCCGGTGCGGCGGGAGAGGCCAGTCGTCAATCTCACTCCGTTTAGAGATGCCGGCGCAGCGCATCGAGGAGAGTGTTCATGGTCGCGCGAGCGGCAGTACGGCGGTAGGGGTGGCGCGACCAGATGGTCGGCAGCACCACCCCCACGAAAATCATGACCGTGCAGAGAAGGACGAGTAGGCCGACGGGGCCGAGGGTGTCGAGGAGGTCGTGCAGCGTCATCGTGTGCTCCGTTCGTTAGCCGGTGACAGGAGCACCTTCTGGCGCCTGGGCGACCGCTGGCGGAAGTCGGGTCGAATCGGGATACCGGCCTCATTGCCGCGGACCGCGGCCTAGGCTGGGCCCCAGAACGCGGGGCGTCCCGGGACATTGTGGGACGCCGGGGGGAGGGGCGTTGCAGCGGGCAGACAAGGCACGGAAGCAGTTCGCCGCGTGGCTGCGGGAGGTGCACAGGGCGGCGGGCCAGCCAAGTGCAGCGAAGCTGGCCCGGACGATCTCCCGGCACGCGGCGGTCGGCGGCCCAGTCCCCAGCAAGTCGAGCGTCCACCGGCTTCTTCAAGGTGAGTTCGTCAGGCCCCCGGACTTGGACACCGTGATGGCGCTCCTCGACGCGTGCGAGCGTTGCGCCACGGCCTCCGATCCGTTCAGCAAGGCCCTGGTCGAGAGAAAGCTGTGGCGCCACCGGCACCAGCGGCTCGTCACGATCCTCGAAGTGGCCAGTAATGACGGCCGGGACCACGATCCGAGCGACCCCGCCGAGGACGAGCAAACCGCCACCGACCGAACGCGGAAGCGCGCTGGGAACCTCCTCACACAGCCGTGGCGCGCCCCCGCCCTCGAACATCCAGGCCAAGACACGCCCGCCCTTTCACTGCTCGCCAAGTTCGAGATAGTGCCGTATCTGTTTCCCGAGGTCACTGCGGAGTTCGCCGCCTGGTGTGACGGCCCTGAGCCCTTGGCAGTTCGCTATGTCGAGGCACCTGGCGGCGCCGGCAAGACCCGCTACGCCATCACTGTGTGCAAGGCTCAGACCGAGAATGGCTGGACGGCCGGGTTCGTGAACATGGAGGACCGGCGGGTCGACACCGCACTAGGCGACCGGCTTCTTGTGGTGGACGACTTCGGAGGAACACAGCCAGAGGTGCTGGCACGCCGACTGCAGGATATGACGTGCTCGACGTCGGAGCGGGTGCGGCTGCTCCTGCTCGCCCGCCTCGCCCAATACCCCGAAAAGGCGCTGCGGGACCTGCGTGAGTGCTTTGGTGAACGAGCCAGCGACGCCGTGTGGAACGCCCTGGAGCAGGCGCAGACGATCGCCCTCCCGGAATTGACCGATGCGCAACGCCGGCAACTGTTCGCCGACGGAGTAGCCGCGTTCAGTCGCGGGCGGAGGCCCGACCCGCCAGTGAGGGAAGTCAAGGACCCGGGCGCTCTGCCGTTGGAAGTGCTGTGCGCGGCGGTGGACGCGGTCTGGACCGGGCCGGACCCACGACACGGCACGGGAGACCTGCTTGAGCGGGTGCTCAACCACGAGACCGAGGTGTGGCGCAGCAACGCGAGTGGAGCCCTGAGCGCACACATCCCGCTGCTTCGCCGGTGCGTGGCCATGGTGACGCTTACCGCAGGCGCAGCCAATGAAGACGAAGCCGAAGCCATACTCGCCCAGTTTCCCGTCCTGGCCGGCGATGCCGTCTTACGAGATCAGGTGGACCAGTGGCTGCGCGGCCGGTACTGGCGTCAAGGGTCCACCGGCGACAGCGTGTACACC
Above is a genomic segment from Streptomyces collinus Tu 365 containing:
- a CDS encoding transcriptional regulator; the encoded protein is MDRLRYGNAWEVGGAVSTEDDVEQFAALLRRLKDRTDRSYGSLARRLGMNTSTLHRYCAGQAVPQDYVPVERLAAFCGATPEERLDLHRLWLLAVMARQRPRAGEEAAEQTKTEGAPGPTGDGRASGPDSRTAARAGGSTRSLGGGADGIAAPEASGPGSCESTAQCDAVRSTGRPWYRRRRTVAGTATATVLLVTLGSMSALSADRSHDNSAKAPGQSRTTGTGTSHHPQATAVSPSRSRSPESPSAGVRASGSPESKDRSSAGTKSDAPVPTGVPLAWTADSQIWDGGCGHDYVIGKEPAQVPPPPVEQDAGVWAATQQAVPGRQTMVQISVQGKSSTTVVLAALRVRIVSRGTPVTGNAYAMGQGCGSDLPPRNFSVNLDVDRPIAHARPGNDSGNSVPAVQFPYRVSAEDPEVLQVTATTEAYDCAWYLELDWSSQGRTGTVRIDDHGHPFRTSSIKGLPHYWYGTNDHGVRQWVPTDA
- a CDS encoding alpha/beta fold hydrolase is translated as MFEEFSTRTVRTSEASIFVRYGGEGPPLLLLHGHPRTSATWHRVAPVLVRRGFSVVCPDLRGYGRSRGPAPTLDHVPHAKRAVAKDMVEVMQTLGHQRFGLVGHDRGAAVALRLVLDHPSAVTRVAFLDGLPLSEHLTRADARFATAWWHWFFFAQPEIPERVINADPDAWYRGDPEAMGQENHDEWRTATRNPDVVRAMLEDYRAGLTVDRQHEEADRARGTRIDCPVLVLWSLRDDLEDLYGDPRTIWRDWADDVRGHGIDAGHHVAEEAPGPLSAALGGFFNG
- the casB gene encoding type I-E CRISPR-associated protein Cse2/CasB, whose translation is MARAEDALHVALTLYALHQQSRRTGMYQADRPDRRRGLGAAVRRMMKPGEIAPPIHKRLGRAGTAADLTTCAQRLRDIVVLLRLEDIELDHALPAGQLYTGQRPGGADTVRRERGRSFHTWHDKPTGRPAAAADRATTDTTATTYTDKDAS
- a CDS encoding carboxymuconolactone decarboxylase family protein, translating into MYTDPDDLKRARSVGANAPVEFAAWRAFQDAVDREDGAVPRRYRELISVAVALVTQCAYCLDVHTAAARRHGVTAEELAETAFVTAAVRAGGTLAHALMADRLYEEHGH
- a CDS encoding LysR family transcriptional regulator — encoded protein: MDLRALRCFVAVAEEGHFGRAAARLHLAQPPLSRRIRELEADLGCRLFERIPTGARLTPAGEVLLAEARDLLERAERARERVRGAESERVLVLGTVAGAGLDVGAAALSALRRERPGLRVRLREAPITDPSAGLREARVDLALTRLPFDTSGLTVRLLGEEPLVAALPADDTLAGRPRLHVAELAGRPRFRLPPGTDARWRAYWLGAPDDVPGPVVSSLEECLHAVLWEGTVGLLPAGAALRHARPGIAFVPVDGHAPSRIVTARRATTPDPRAEALAQALTAAFARRPPADLAQ
- a CDS encoding TetR/AcrR family transcriptional regulator, which produces MPRPRAFDERQVLERAREQFWATGYAGTRMDDIAQATGLGKGSLYGAFGDKAKLFHRVFGDWCTAVVEVAEGRLAGGPDAEALARLSEYVHLMAENTASDSERRGCLLAKGAAELAQQDPTVAARSAETMTALLTLLRTEISAAQRHGDIDSAADPERLAALLLTVVRGIEAVGKAGLDPETLRNVADTALAVLPVPEGQKRLATGRSAAREN
- a CDS encoding SDR family NAD(P)-dependent oxidoreductase, whose product is MSGVLQEKVAVITGGTSGIGLAIAHRFVREGARVFVTGRDIDRLEAAVKELGPAATGVRSDVSNLADLDALYARVREQAGRIDVLVANAGIVADAALGAHTEANVDLTLAVNVKGPLFTVQKALPLLAENASIVVVGSSNSVRPNEQLEVYSASKAAVSNLVHNWARQSRERRFRVNVLSPGPTRTPGLLGAAGPAADQFAEATVPLGRLADAEEIAEAALFLASDASSFVTGAELFADGGYTRA